One segment of Pseudodesulfovibrio sp. 5S69 DNA contains the following:
- a CDS encoding DUF2188 domain-containing protein, whose amino-acid sequence MEGLGVQPGTVGEDAADEALGRHVTCSIAEFDGQKAEGITLRSSNEKQDAVDAGRKISQNQGTEFYIHGKDGKIQNVESSSFPRSPGFAPHERRSSSPIGRRSTRRSISLQRKSGSSRGIATAPRPTLYCQCIAGLRITIAPCRAVLMRSLSGMATATRPRLSSMPNGTKLPFSKCVATSNARLRKSKWPFRKSA is encoded by the coding sequence ATGGAGGGCCTGGGCGTCCAACCTGGGACTGTGGGAGAAGACGCGGCAGATGAAGCGCTGGGTCGGCATGTAACCTGCAGCATTGCTGAATTTGACGGTCAGAAGGCAGAGGGCATAACCCTCCGCTCGTCAAACGAGAAGCAGGATGCCGTCGATGCCGGGCGCAAGATCAGCCAGAATCAAGGCACCGAGTTCTACATCCACGGCAAGGATGGAAAGATCCAGAACGTGGAAAGCTCATCTTTTCCGAGATCACCTGGCTTTGCTCCACACGAGCGGCGGAGCTCCAGTCCCATTGGCAGACGGAGTACCCGGAGATCGATATCGCTTCAGCGAAAATCTGGCTCTTCGAGAGGGATAGCTACAGCCCCGAGACCTACTTTGTACTGCCAGTGCATTGCTGGCTTGAGAATTACTATCGCCCCATGCAGGGCCGTTTTGATGCGTTCCTTGAGCGGCATGGCCACAGCGACCAGGCCAAGGCTGTCGTCTATGCCGAACGGAACGAAATTGCCCTTTAGCAAATGCGTTGCGACGTCGAACGCTCGTCTGAGGAAATCGAAGTGGCCGTTCAGGAAATCCGCTTGA